The Hemiscyllium ocellatum isolate sHemOce1 chromosome 20, sHemOce1.pat.X.cur, whole genome shotgun sequence region GGGGCATGGACAGTCGCgggggaatggtctttatggaaagcagacAGGGAGTAGAGAgaaatatatgtctggtggtggggtctgtttgtaaatggcggaaatgtcagaggatgatgcaatctatatggaggttgatgggtggaaggtgaagactggGAGGGTTTCTGaacttgttgcggttggaggggtggggcttgagggcagagatgtgggaagtggatgaaatgcactggagggcatcatcgaccatatgagaggagaaattgcggtctttgaagaatgaggccatctggtgtgttctgtggtggaactggtcctcctgggagcagatgcggcgaagtcggaggaattgggaataaggggaATAATTGGGAATagaatttttacaggaggcagagtgggaggaggtgtagtccaggtagctgtgggagtcagtgggtttgtagaagatgtccgtgttgagtcagatggagatgaagaggtccaggaaggggagggaggtgtccgagatggtccaggtgaacttaaggtcggggtggaatgtgttggtgaagttgatgaattgttcaatctCCTCATGAGAGAACGAGGTGGTGCTGATACAGTcctcaatgtagcagaggaaaaggtggagaatgGTACCGGTGTgatgtggaagatggactgttccatgtaactaacaaagaagcaggcatagctgaggctcatgcgggtgcccatgtctatccttttcatctggaggaagtgggaggattgaaaggagaaattattgaggatgaggaccagttcagccaaacgaatgagagtatcaTTGGAGGCATACTGGTGGGAAcaccaggagaggaagaaacgggggggggggggggtggttagggttgggagggggggtgggtgtggtgcTTGGAATACTGCTCACTTACCTAGATAGGTGCAGCTCTAACAAAGCTAAAGCTGTCCAAgataaagcagtccacttgattggtcaccttcaatattcactccattTCACTCCTTACACACTGTGGCAGtgctatgagaaagtgaggactgcaggtgctggagatcagagtagagtgtgatgctggataagcacaacaggtcaggcagcatccaaggagcaggagaatcgacatttcaggcataagcccttcatcaggattcaccattcccgaaacgtcgattctcctgctcctcggatgccgcctaaactgctgtgcttatccagcaccataGCACTGCCACAGTCGAGACTATGTACAGCCTGTAAGGCCACTGCAATAACTcaagagctacagggagaggctgaataggctggggctgttttccctggagtgtcagaggctgagggatgaccttatagaagtttataaatcgtgagggacatggatagtgtaaatagacaagatcccCTTccagagtgggagagtccagaactagagggcataggtttaggatgagaggggaaaaatataaaagggacctaaggggcaacttcttcatgcagagggtgatgcatgtatggattgagctgccagaggaattggtggaggttgatacaacatttaaaatgtatctcttTAGGTACATGAagatgaagggtttggagggatatgggccaagtgctggtaaatgggactagattaatataggatatctgttcggcatggacaagttgcacaaagggtctgtttccatgccatacatcCCTAAGACTCTAATACACCTCCAACAGAACCTCacaacctagaaggacaaggataccAGGTACACAGGCACTCTATCATTTATGAGATTCCCTCCAAATTACACACTATCCTGGCTTTAAATTACATGACTATTTCTTCACTGTATATGtgtccaaaatcctggaactcccctgCATTatgggcatagagtcatagagatgtacagcatggaaacagacccttcatccaacccatccatgccgaccagatatcccaacccaatctagtcccacctgccagcacccggcccatatccctccaaacccttcatattcatatacccatccgaatgtcttttaaatgttgcaattgtaccagcctccaccacttcctctggcagctcattccatacacgtaccactttctatctttcccctctcatcctaaacctatgctttctggttctggacttcctcaccccatggaaaaagactttgtctatttatcctatccatgcccctcatgatgtgaTCAACAAATTGGCTCAACAAATTCTCAATTCCTCAAACTAAACTCACAGTCCAGATGGAATCCACTTGGGCTgtatgagggaatgctgcactgtctgagacaCCGACTTCACCTTAAACCAAGGCTCTGTCTGCTTCCATGATTGGATGTAAAACACTCACTATGTAGTTTGTAGAACTGGAAGGATTTTTTTCCAATATTCAGactaatatttatccttcaaccaacatcaTTGAGACAAATGATCCAGTCATATATTTCGTAGGTGTTTGTGGGAACCTACTTTGTACAAACTTGCTTCTGAATTTCCTACAGGAGTGGCttaacttcaaaagtacttcattggctgtaaggaAATTTGGGATGACCTGAAATTGTGAAAGATGCACAGAAATGCAATTCTTTCCTCTTACAGCTGTTGGCATGTTataaaagttttatttttgtacGACGGAACCACAGATGAGATTACTTAAATCCAGCCTTGGTTGAAAGAAGATTGGAGGCAAACTGCATCCAGCTAGATTTCTCTTGAACAGCCAGCTGAATTTTAATCCAGTCATTCCATCATCACAATACATGATCTAACTGAGTGTATTACACAGCTGCAAACTGACTGAACATGGCACTTTAGACCTGTCAGGACAGCAATGCCTCATGTCTACAGGTTTTAAAGAACAATACAAGAAATCTGAATTAGAAACactgaactcaaacagcaaaattcaccaAAACCAAAAATGAGTGAAAGTTGGGTGAATGGTTCCAGTTTCCAGCAGTAGCTTTACTGTATTTTCTGTTGTTATTGAGGAGTACAAACAAAGAACCAGGAATGGTCCAAGCCCTCTTTGTAAACATCCCTCTCATGCTAAATATCTAAATTACATCTTGAATTAAATTGacattcaaatttgacttttAAAATCTTCATTTTCTGTAAACTCTCTGCAAGAATTAAAACTGAACTGTTTGCCTGTTACTTTTCTGTGACATCCAAATGATTAAGGTAAACTATCTGCGATCAACCTGTCTACAGTTGTTTGATTGAGGTTACCATACCATCCTCCTCCATATCATCTGCAATGCCATTCAGGGGATGGGACTGGGACTGTTCTCATATGGTTCCATCTTTTCTAGGCAGTTGTAGCCAGAGAATTATAGGCAGTGGCTTTTCTTCCTGATCCCACTTTAGCTGTATCCCTCAAAAGTCCCTCCTTGGTCCCTGTCTATTTTACATCAATTCTTTATTTACATAATCCAAAAAACACAGCCTCACATGCACTCTGGTAGCACCCAGATCTAATTTACCATCACCTCTCTCAACACCATCACAGATGCTAAATCAGACTCTTCATCTGACATCCAGTACAGAATGAGCAAAAATTTACTCTCAACAAAATAGTGGAGAGACCAAAGTCATTGTCTGGTACATGTGACAAACTCTGCTTGGCCACTGACTTCATTACTCTCCCTGGAAATTGAGGCTAATCCTGATTGCTTGCAATAGTAATCTCATGTTGACCATAATATTAGCTTTCAACACAGCCTTCAGTAAAGCATGCTCAATTCTACCTCTGTAACATTGCCCCTGCTTCAGCTCACATGCAGCTGAAATCTTGACCCGTGCATTTGTTACATTTACTCCAACACACTCCTGGCAAGCGTCCCACAATCCATGCTCGtttaaacaacaacagaaattgctgactccgctttctctccacagatgctactagacgtgctgagtttctccggcaatttATGttgttgtttcaaatttccagcatccacagttcttcgttTTATTCTACTCTTACTAAACTTCGAGttcattcaaaactctgctgTTACCTGACTCATATCAAAACTTCACCGCCTCACCCTTCTCTCCATTGACATTGGTTCTGAGTTAAGACACCCTAAGttttaaaaatctcatccttGTTTTAAATTCCTTCATGTTCTTATCTTTAACTTTCCCCGattccacaaccctctgtgatCTGAGTGTCCTTTTATATTGATCTCATCAGCATCCTCTGATTAAATTGTTCCATCGCTTGTGGCCACTCTGGAATTCATCGTTTAAATTGGCtgttcaacactttaactctcgaGTTCCACTTTTGCAGCTTTAGCGTCTGATTTAGATTGTCCGTACCCAATAACCTTAGTAACGTAAACGTTATCCTTTTAATTCTGACCATTACTGTTGATAATAACAACATTACACATCGCAAAGTTTTTAACCTGGGGAAGCTGAAAATTCCGGGAAATCTTGCAACACTTTGTGCTCTTTCCCTCCGCCAGAGGACGCAGTCTGCGCCAGGGAGTGGGGGGGCGGTGCGTGCTGCGTCCTCCAGTCCAGTAGGGAGGCGCTCACGCCAGTCTGCGTCAGGGAGGTGTGTGTTGCGTCCTCCAGTCCAGTAGGGCGGCGCTCACGCCAGTCTGCGTCAGGGAGGTGCGTGCTGCGTCCTCCAGTCCAGTAGGGCGGCGCTCACGCCAGTCTGCGTCAGGGAGGTGTGTGTTGCGTCCTCCAGTCCAGTAGGGCGGCGCTCACGCCAGTCTGCGTCAGGGAGGTGCGTGCTGCGTCCTCCAGTCCAGTAGGGCGGCGCTCACGCCAGCTGAGTTACATCGACCCTGTCCTCTCTCGTTTCTGTGGAGAGATCGTCACCGGTTTCTGCCCTTTGACCCTGACTCGTCCTTGACTCCGCGCGTGGTTCCCGGATATTGCTGGAGAACGGAGCCGGCCGCCGGGCGATGGTGAGGAAACAGGGAGCGGGACCCGGGGGACGGGGCTCCTGGGCCCGTGGGGCCGCTGATCCGGGTGTGCACTGAGTGACTGTCCGTGAACCGGGCTTTAACTGTCCGCCTTCCCTCTCCCTACAGGCCAGATACTTAGTCCAGATCATCATCGTTGGGGCTCAGGTGGTGGGGAGAGCCTTCGCCCGCGCTGTGAGGCAGGAAATGGCCGGTGAGTGATCGAACAGGCTCAAGATTCGTTCAAAAAATAAGCCCAAAGTTGATCTGATGTTTGTGGGAACACGGCCCCAGGGAGATCTCAGCCGGCGGGGCCCTGGGATCCCTCACCTCCCAGTCCATGCAGCTGTCCCTCGGCACCGTGTGGCTGGTCCAGGGGCTCCAGCTCCTGGAGCGGGGCTGCAGGCCGCGACCTGCTGTTGTCAAGGATCAGCGTTAACCCCTGAGCCAGAGCTGATCCTGATGGGTTCAGATTTCAGTGGCAACTTCGGAGCCCCTCAGATCCTGAGTCGAAAAACTTATTGGTAAAGGACGTACTGGTCGGAGTTTAATTAgattcccttcggcccaacaagtccataccaaccatccGACCCatttcacccctgactaatgcacctaacactctcggcaatttagcaaggccaattcaccgaacctacacatctttggattgtgggaggaaacccacgcagacacaataagaacatgcaaactccatagagacagtcgcccgaggcaggaatgtaacctgggtccctggtgctgtgaggctgcagtgctaacaactgagccaccacgccaccccCAAACAGTACCAACGCTATTGGGCAGAGTATCAAGCAAGATATAATAAGGGCATGTAACAAAGGTAGTATATTATCATGGGTGAGCTTATTTTTCTTGTAGGTTGTGATAGATTGGCAGAGGAAGGCACAAAGAACAATTCATAGACTGTATTCAATACAGTTTCCTAGAACAATATGTTGTGGTCCAACCAGAGATCGGGCTGTTTTGGGTGTGATGATGCATAacgaggcaggtttaataaataatGTCCGAGCAAAAGATCCCCAAGGAAAACACAATCATACCATGGTAGATTttggcattcagtttgagaggggaCCTTGGGAAGGTGACCATGAGGTACAGCAACAGGATTAGGTCACTTGGCCCGTGAAGAAtgttcattcttgtgaacctcctctggaaccTCCattaccagcacatccttccttcgagacagggatcaaaactgctctcagtattccaaatccagagccttacacagcctcagcagtacatctctgcactTGTATCGACTGTGCTTGCTTAACTAAAGGTGATTACAAAGgaggcagcatggtagctcagcagttagcactgccgcctctcAGTGTCaggaacctggattcaattccacccttcaactgtctgtgtggactttgcaagttttctccatgtctgcaggtgctccagtttcctcacccagtccaaagatgtgcaggtccagGTGTATTAAATATGGGAAAATGCAGCGTAGGGGGAGGTGTCTGGATGAGATGCTgctcggaggattggtgtggatttgatgagctgaatggcatgcttccacactgtaggaattctatatgTTACTGTTCATGTACAACTGAACTTCACTAAAGTGTGACATTTAGAGCTTCCCACTCAGCTCTTAAAGACATAGTCTAGGATTCATTTAATTCTGTTTATaaggggtggtacagtggctcatggttagcactgctgcatcacagcaccagggacctgggttcgtttccatcctcgggcaactgtctgtgtaaagttctccctgtgcctgcatgggtttgctGTGGTTGCTGttgtttcttccacagtccaaagatgagcagattaggtggtttagccttgggaaatgtatggttacaggtatagggtaggggatgggtctgagtgggatgagtcttcagatggtcggtgtagattcaatgggccgaatggcctgattccacattgtagggatcctatgaatgAGGGCAGAGCTGGCTGGAGCAGACTGGGGAAAGATTTTAGTAGCAAAGACAGGTGAGGAGCAATGGCTCACACCAAAGATACTTCCCAGTGctgttcagaggatcggtgtggacatgatgagctgaatggcttgcttccacactgtaagaattctatatGTTACTGTTCATGTACAACTGAACTGTGCTATAGTATGATATTTACAGCTTTCCACTCCGCTCTTAAAGACATAGTCTAGGATTCACTGAATTCTGTTTATAAGTGAGGAAGAAGGGTTAGAGAAAGGGGATGAGCCAACAATGGTTAACCAAGGAAATTTAAAGATAGCATctgattggaaaaaaaaacataaaatgtgACGAACATTAGTGGCaagccagcagattggaaaagtTTTATAAATCAACAAAGACAACCAAAAATAAATAGAGAGAGATGATAAACAGTGagggtaagtttgcaaatgatatcaAGATGAACAGCAAGGGTGTCTTTAAAtaaataaggagagagagagagaggccaagGTGAACATAGGTCACTTTGAGAATGAAGCTGGGGGAAAAAATAATGCGATCCAGGAAATGGTGGAGCGGTTGAATAAATGCTTTGCATTAGACTTTGCAGTAGAAGCTACTTACTCAATACTCAAGGggcaaaaggaggagaggaaataaatacaataacctTCTTTAGAGAAACTAATGAGACTATAGACCAATAAGTCACCTGGACCTGATGAACTGCATCCTCAGATAGTAAAGGAAATAGGTATAGAGACTGTGAATGCCCTGGTAATAACCTTACACATTTCCTTCGATTTTGGAaatgtcccagaggattggaaaactgacaaattttataaataaaattaaagattCAAAAAGCAGTTAActgcaggccagttagcttaacatctgttattggGGAAATGAAGGCGAGTTTATTATAAGCTGAGGTTTTAGAAGTGTATAAGCTGATTAAGCAGACCAAATTCAAAAGGAATATAAGCCTCTCAAAATGATTAAGCAGAGTCATgatttcatgaaggggaaatcagacCTGGCAAAATTTACTAAACTTCTTTGAGGAAATACCAAACAGGATAGATATAGCGGaaacagtggatgtaatatatttgtattttcagaaagcatttgttaTGGTGCCACACGTTAGGCTGATTGATAAGGTGTTGGAGGTGGCAGCAAGTTTGGATAAAggtggcattttcaggatggcaacctgtaagtAGTCGGGTGcatcagggatcagtgctggggccacaattatctgcaatgtattaataactttaatgaggaaagtgaatctactgttgccaagtttgcagataataacAACGggtggaaaggcaagtggtgaggttTAAACAGAGTCTTAAAAAATTGATACAAAACAAATTAACCAAGTGGGCAATATtgttattgaaatggagaaagaacaCAGAAAGTTATGGAACAGAAAGATTTGGGTGTTATtctccatgaatcacaaaaaaaatcacattcagaAGGTAATAAGAACGGCAAATGGCATGTCATTATTTCAAacagaatggagtataaaagttagAGGTTTTGGCAAAAACCTACAAGTCATGAGTCTgagcacagctggaatactgtgaactgtTTCGGCCTCTTTACCTAAGGAAAGAttcactggcattggaggcagcctAGAgaagggcagcacagtagctcagtggctagcactgctgcctcacagttgcagggaccgggttcaattccagccttgggtgattgtccgtgtggagtttgcacattctcccagtgtctgtgtgggtttcttcccacagtcacaaagatgtgcaggtcaggtgaattggccatgctaaattgcccatagtgttaggtgcattagtcagagggaaatgggtctgggttggtgtggccttgttgggccgaagggcctgtttccacactgtagggaatctaatcaagaaaaaagattcactaggctgataaCAGGTAAGAAGAGACTGTCTtatgggagagattgaatagaatgGTCCTGTACTCATTGAAATATAGAAGACTGAGCGGTGatttactgaaacatacaagttCCTGAAGGTTAAtgcagaaagattgtttccccttgtaggacagtgtagaaccagagggcataatctcaacaTATGGGCTCAAACagttaagatagagatgaggaggaatttcttctctgatgGGAGTTAATCTGTGTAATTCTTTGATGTGGAGGATGGGTCACTAAGTATAATGAAAGCTGAGAcagacatttttaatcagtatgggaagcaaaggtgatgaggaaaaggcaggaaagtgaagtttaggattatcagatcagcaatgCTCTCGACGAATGGCAGAGCACACTCAgcgctgaatggcctatttcggcacctatatcttatggtctgtgGCCTCCATGTTTATTGGCTATACTGATTGCATTGGCAGTAAGTCTGTTATTTGGATAGGGCAGATGAGATGGTCAAAGTTTTCTTGTAAAACCACAACTATTAAAAGAAACAAGTCACCTGTTAATCTTGCTGACACTTTCTTAAGTTTACAGcaaaggaggcctttcagcccattgtgcctgctgtACTGAAAGATATTCAACTGGTACAACTCAGCCCCTGTTCCCCATGTCTCTTCAgtgatttcctttttaaatgtatgTCCAATTCTCTCGAAAGTTACTGTTGAATTTTCTGATTTTAAGTAATGTGTTACTGTAATATTGACTAATTTACAACAGGCTTTGTGACTGGTGCTTTCTCCTTCAGCTAGTAAAGCAGCAGCAGAAGCTCGTGGCCAGGCTGGTCAGCAGTCAGCAGCAGCCACCAACATCACTGGATTGTCACTGCAGGAAGCACAGCAGATTCTTAACGTGACAAAGCTCAACACAAAGGACATCCAGAAGGTTAGGCTCCTTGGCCACTGTTGTTTGCTTTGTCTAAACATATTATTTCAGTTTTTACTGGAATTAGAATTCCATTGTGGAGCTCAATGATTTAAAGAAGCAAAAGAAATAACTTTACATTTATTCAGCGCCATAGCATGTCTTTGTGATGTCTCAAATTCGAATGAAGCAAGATTTGGGTGATTCATGTAAGTGTGACGACCACTTTTGTGTACAGAAAGCTCTGACAAACAGGAAATGAATGACCAAATAATCCATCTTCTGGCAATAGTGATCAAGAAATAAACAGGGCACGGGAAATCTCCCCAGTTTGAAATAGTGCCCTCAGTTTAAATTGACTTCTGGCAATGTAATACTTTTCTGTGTTATGCTGGGACTGCTTGCCTAATTAAATCCTGCATGAGTTGCAAAACTGCACATCAATTGGATAACCTGAAATAAATGGCCCAGATTCATCGGTGTGATCAGTACAGCCTGAAACAGAGTAATACCTGACTAAGGTGCTATATTGGGCACTATGACTAAATTGTCTGTGTACAGATATTATCAGTGATCGATCATTTATCATTATAAAATGCAAATCTGAATTGAGGTGAAGGTAAATAAAACAGAGGcaataatgaaataaaaacacaacatcatgcaggtctggcagcaactgtggagagcgAAAACCGAGTTTGCATTTCATGTTCAGTGTGATTCTTCTGAGACTCCTGTTTCTCTAgtcacagatgttgtcagacctgctgagtttccccatcgctttctggttttatttcagatcttcagctttCACAGTATTTCACTTTTAGTTGAGGGATTTTGCTG contains the following coding sequences:
- the pam16 gene encoding mitochondrial import inner membrane translocase subunit tim16 — protein: MARYLVQIIIVGAQVVGRAFARAVRQEMAASKAAAEARGQAGQQSAAATNITGLSLQEAQQILNVTKLNTKDIQKNYEHLFKVNDKSVGGSFYLQSKVVRAKERLDEELKIEEMDRARKEQTKQPET